Genomic DNA from Bacterioplanes sanyensis:
AACAAGACTGGCAACACCAGTAAAGTCAGCAACAAGGCACTGGCAGCACCACCCACCATAGGGGCGGCAATGCGGCTCATCACTTCAGAACCGGTGCCCTGCCCTAACATAACGGGCAATAGACCAATGGCAATGGTGGCGACTGTCATGGCAATGGGGCGCAAGCGCTGTCCGGCGCCTTGCAACACCGCTGTGCGAACATCACTAGGAGTTAATGGCTGCTGCCGCCCCTGCTGCTGTTCCACTTGTTGTTGCCAGGCTTGCTGCAAATACACCAGCATGATCACGCCAATTTCCACCGCCACGCCGGCCAGGGCAATAAAACCAACGCCCACCGCCACCGATAGATGAAAATCCAAAGCCCACAACAGCCAAACACTGCCCACTAACGACAAAGGCACGGTAAGCAAAATCAAAGCAACATCACGTAGCCGCTGAAAAGCCAAATACAGCAATACCGCTACGATCACTAAGGTTAACGGCACGGCTAATTGCAGCTTATTTTGCGCACGCAATAAATATTCATACTGACCAGACCAGTTTAACGAATAGCCAGCGGGCATTTGCAGCCGCCCATCAGCCAGTGCGGTTTGCACATGCTGTTGTGCTTGCTCGACATAACGTCCCAAATCAACGCCAGCAATATCGATAAATACCCAGCCATTAATACGTGCATTTTCGCTTTTTATCATGGCAGGGCCAGCAGCAATGTTAATCTCGGCAATATCCGCCAGCGCTAACAATTGACCGTTGGGCGCATAAAACATCAGCTGTTTTAGGGCTTCGGGCGAATCACGATAACGCTGTGGCAAACGCACCGATACAGGGTAACGGCGCAGACCATCAACGGCTTGTGTGACGGCTTTTCCCCCAACCGCTGTCGCCAACAGTTGCTGCGCTTGCTGCACCGTTAAGCCGAAGCGTGCCAACTGCTCACGTCGCAGACGAATATCCAAGTAGCGACCACTGACCGTACGCTCAGCGTAAACCGATGTTGTCCCAGGTACATCAGCCATCAGTGTTTCTAGCTGCTGCCCTATGGCCTGAATCTGATTTAAATCATCGCCGGCTATCTTAATGCCGACCGGGGTTTTGATACCGGTGGCGAGCATATCAATGCGAGTTCGAATCGGCATGACCCAGGCGTTACTTAACCCCGGAAACTGCACCTTGCGATCCAGCTCCTGTTTAATATCATCCAAAGTGACGCCATCTCGCCACTGCTCCCTTGGCTTAAGCTGAATAAAGCTCTCGATCATGGTCAAAGGTGCTGGGTCGGTGGCGCTATCGGCACGGCCAATTTTACCCAGAACATTGGCGACCTCTGGTACTGAACCAATCAGGCGGTCGGTTTGCTGCAATATTTGCCGCGCTTCAGCCACCGATAAGCCAGGATAAGTGGTGGGCATATACATTAAGTCGCCTTCATCCAGTGGCGGCATAAATTCCGACCCTAATTGTTTCATTGGCCACCAGGCTGACAGAGCCATAACGATCACCAGTAACAAGGTGGTTTTAGGAAAATGTAATGCCTGTTTTAACACCGGTGTATAGAGTGCCGTTAATACTCGATTCAGCGGATTACTTTTTTCTGCCTTAATCGGCCCGCGTACTAAATAGCCAATCAATACCGGTACTAAGGTTATGGCCAACATCGCCGCAGCGGCCATGGCATAAGTTTTGGTATAGGCCAAGGGGGCAAACAAACGCCCTTCTTGGGCTTCCAGCATAAATACTGGAATAAAACTTAAAGTAATAATCAGCAAGCTGAAAAACAGCGCCGGGCCTACTTGTTGTGCACTACTAATCACGCCTTGCCAACGATCAGTGTCCGTTTTGGGCGGGTAGCGCTCCAGGTACTTATGATAGTTTTCAATCATCACAATGGCACCATCTACCATGGCACCGATGGCAATGGCAATTCCTCCGAGAGACATAATATTGGCATTAATGCCTTGCCAGCGCATAAACACAAAGGCCGCCAAAATCCCCAGAGGCAAACTTAATACAATCACCAGTGACGAGCGCAAATGAAATAAAAACAGCGCGCACACCAGCGCCACCATCACAAATTCCATGCTGAGTTTGTGCCATAAGTTATTCACCGCCCGATCGATAAGCGCAGTGCGATCGTACACTGGCACAACCTCTACGCCCTCTGGCAAAGACGACTTGAGCTGCTGCAGCTTATCTTTTACCGCGCTAATAACGGCCCTGGCATTTTCACCCGAACGCATCACAATAATGCCGCCGACCACTTCACCTTGGCCATTTAGCTCAGCAATGCCACGGCGCATTTGCGGCACTTCCAACACGTCGGCAATATCACGCACCAGCACCGGTAAACCCTGATTATTATGGCTAATACCGATATTTAATAAGTCGTCGGCGGTACGAATTAGGCCATGGCTGCGCAACATATATTCCGCTTCGGCCAGTTCAACAACAGACGCCCCAGTATCCTGATTGGCCTGCTGTAATGCGGTAATGACCTGAGCCACCGACAAACCGTGGGCCATCAGCCGCTGTGGTTTGAGTCGCAATTGAAACTGGCGCTGCATACCACCCAGTGCTGCCACTTCTGAAACTCCCGCCACGGTTTGCAGCTCGTAGCGTAAAAACCAATCCTGCAAATCGCGTAAATCGGCCAGGTCATGCTGACCACTGGTATCTTGCAGTGCATATAAATACACCCAGCCAACCCCACTGGCATCCGGACCTAGGGCCGGTTTTACCCCGTCAGGCAAAGCATCGTTAGCTTGGTTTAAATACTCCAGCACCCGCGAACGCGCCCAATACAAATCGGTATTGTCATCAAAAATAACGTAAACAAAGGAGTCACCAAAAAACGAATAGCCGCGTACGGTTTTGGCACCCGGCACCGACATTAATGCCGAGGTTAACGGGTAAGTCACCTGCTCCTGCACCACCTCGGGAGCTTGCCCTGGATATGGCGTGCGCACTATAACCTGCACATCGGATAAATCAGGAATGGCATCCACTGGTGTGGTGCGCAGTGCCTGTAGGCCGATCACCACCAAAATCGCGCTTAATAGCAGCACCAATACCCGTTGCTGCACAGAGGCCTCAATGATGCGCTGAATCATGCTTTGCTCCTTGATCTTTTGCTGGCTGAGCCGCGTGATTCATATTGGAGTGATCCATGTTCGAATGATCCATGTTCGAATGATCCATGTTCGAATGATCCATGTT
This window encodes:
- a CDS encoding efflux RND transporter permease subunit → MIQRIIEASVQQRVLVLLLSAILVVIGLQALRTTPVDAIPDLSDVQVIVRTPYPGQAPEVVQEQVTYPLTSALMSVPGAKTVRGYSFFGDSFVYVIFDDNTDLYWARSRVLEYLNQANDALPDGVKPALGPDASGVGWVYLYALQDTSGQHDLADLRDLQDWFLRYELQTVAGVSEVAALGGMQRQFQLRLKPQRLMAHGLSVAQVITALQQANQDTGASVVELAEAEYMLRSHGLIRTADDLLNIGISHNNQGLPVLVRDIADVLEVPQMRRGIAELNGQGEVVGGIIVMRSGENARAVISAVKDKLQQLKSSLPEGVEVVPVYDRTALIDRAVNNLWHKLSMEFVMVALVCALFLFHLRSSLVIVLSLPLGILAAFVFMRWQGINANIMSLGGIAIAIGAMVDGAIVMIENYHKYLERYPPKTDTDRWQGVISSAQQVGPALFFSLLIITLSFIPVFMLEAQEGRLFAPLAYTKTYAMAAAAMLAITLVPVLIGYLVRGPIKAEKSNPLNRVLTALYTPVLKQALHFPKTTLLLVIVMALSAWWPMKQLGSEFMPPLDEGDLMYMPTTYPGLSVAEARQILQQTDRLIGSVPEVANVLGKIGRADSATDPAPLTMIESFIQLKPREQWRDGVTLDDIKQELDRKVQFPGLSNAWVMPIRTRIDMLATGIKTPVGIKIAGDDLNQIQAIGQQLETLMADVPGTTSVYAERTVSGRYLDIRLRREQLARFGLTVQQAQQLLATAVGGKAVTQAVDGLRRYPVSVRLPQRYRDSPEALKQLMFYAPNGQLLALADIAEINIAAGPAMIKSENARINGWVFIDIAGVDLGRYVEQAQQHVQTALADGRLQMPAGYSLNWSGQYEYLLRAQNKLQLAVPLTLVIVAVLLYLAFQRLRDVALILLTVPLSLVGSVWLLWALDFHLSVAVGVGFIALAGVAVEIGVIMLVYLQQAWQQQVEQQQGRQQPLTPSDVRTAVLQGAGQRLRPIAMTVATIAIGLLPVMLGQGTGSEVMSRIAAPMVGGAASALLLTLLVLPVLFYWLTCWQLRHHNHDSA